Proteins found in one Takifugu rubripes chromosome 15, fTakRub1.2, whole genome shotgun sequence genomic segment:
- the LOC115252741 gene encoding olfactory receptor 8-like, protein MSLLRTVSNGSIIIHPPGFYVVGFEVFPHIRFYFIFLAFVYVVTVFFNCLLIYVIVSNRCLHAPKFLAVVNLAVIDMVLNSTTIPSMIKTFLLKDNFFPFNICLLQMFVYYSFITLESYALAILAYDRLIAICFPLQQNSINTLRSMSCIVAVTWSYSLGLVAFSTGIMTWLSFCKSVTVRSYFCDYAPTFRLACNDYTLHWAVSSTASVVNLVAPFTFILLTYAAILVTLFLMKSVNSRMKALGTCVEHLVLVAIFYIPLFTIFILGFYVRLIDADQRVLSLSLASCIPPCVNPIVYSLKTREIKIRAVALIRKNKIKGTKF, encoded by the coding sequence ATGTCTCTGCTGCGGACCGTCTCAAACGGCTCCATCATCATTCACCCTCCAGGCTTCTACGTCGTTGGATTCGAGGTGTTTCCCCACATCCGCTTCTACTTCATCTTCCTGGCGTTTGTCTATGTGGTCACGGTGTTCTTCAACTGTTTGCTGATCTACGTGATCGTCTCTAATCGTTGTTTACACGCTCCCAAGTTTTTGGCCGTGGTCAACCTGGCTGTCATCGACATGGTCCTGAATTCCACCACCATCCCCAGCATGATCAAGACATTTCTCCTGAAGGACAACTTTTTCCCCTTCAACATCTGCCTCTTGCAGATGTTCGTCTATTACTCCTTTATCACTTTAGAGTCTTATGCGCTGGCGATCCTGGCCTACGACAGGCTGATCGCAATAtgcttccctctgcagcagaactccATCAACACCCTGCGGAGCATGTCCTGCATTGTGGCCGTGACCTGGTCTTACTCACTGGGCCTCGTAGCGTTCTCAACAGGTATAATGACATGGCTGTCTTTTTGCAAGTCCGTCACAGTGCGCAGCTACTTCTGTGACTATGCGCCGACGTTTCGACTCGCCTGCAACGACTACACGCTGCACTGGGCCGTGTCGTCGACCGCATCCGTCGTGAATCTCGTTGCGCCTTTTACTTTTATCCTGCTGACCTACGCCGCTATCCTGGTCACCCTGTTCTTGATGAAGTCGGTCAACAGCAGGATGAAAGCTCTCGGTACCTGCGTGGAGCATCTTGTCCTGGTTGCTATATTTTATATCCCATTGTTCACCATTTTCATCCTCGGCTTTTACGTGCGGCTGATCGACGCCGATCAGCGCGTCTTGAGTCTGTCTCTGGCCTCCTGCATCCCCCCCTGCGTCAACCCCATAGTTTACTCTCTGAAAACCAGGGAGATTAAGATCAGAGCCGTGGC